A DNA window from Solirubrobacterales bacterium contains the following coding sequences:
- a CDS encoding ABC transporter ATP-binding protein produces MNDSPAVKVSALSKRYESGETSVDALKGIDLTIERGEFVAVMGPSGSGKSTLMHILGALETYDDGSVAIGGEEIGGMNEEQLTLLRRDSIGFIFQFFNLLPTMTAEENVMLPSMIAGEKSGELHARAAELLKLVGLTDRAKHLPSQLSGGEQQRVSVARSLMREPALLLADEPTGNLDSKNGASVLDMLREVQQSAGHTIMMVTHDAAAASRASRVVFLRDGLIAGEVPGGDTNSIIEFFASLEQAA; encoded by the coding sequence ATGAACGACTCCCCGGCCGTAAAAGTCTCTGCCCTGTCCAAGCGCTACGAATCAGGCGAAACTTCTGTCGATGCACTAAAGGGCATTGACCTGACGATCGAGCGGGGCGAGTTCGTCGCCGTGATGGGTCCGTCGGGATCGGGCAAGAGCACGCTGATGCACATCCTCGGTGCACTTGAAACCTACGATGACGGCAGCGTCGCAATCGGTGGCGAGGAGATCGGAGGAATGAACGAGGAGCAACTCACGCTCCTGCGCCGCGACTCGATCGGATTCATCTTCCAGTTCTTCAATCTTCTGCCGACGATGACCGCCGAGGAGAACGTGATGCTCCCTTCGATGATCGCCGGCGAAAAGTCCGGCGAGCTGCATGCGCGCGCGGCCGAACTGCTCAAGCTCGTCGGCCTCACCGACCGCGCAAAGCACCTTCCCTCGCAGCTCTCGGGCGGCGAACAGCAGCGTGTCTCTGTGGCGCGTTCACTGATGCGCGAACCCGCGCTGCTCCTTGCAGATGAGCCGACCGGAAACCTCGACTCCAAGAACGGCGCGTCGGTGCTCGACATGCTGCGCGAGGTCCAACAGTCGGCTGGCCACACGATCATGATGGTCACCCACGATGCCGCAGCGGCGAGTCGCGCGAGCCGTGTCGTATTCCTTCGCGACGGCCTGATCGCCGGCGAAGTCCCCGGTGGCGACACCAACAGCATCATCGAGTTCTTCGCCAGCCTCGAGCAGGCGGCCTAA